A genomic window from Gymnodinialimonas ceratoperidinii includes:
- a CDS encoding (2Fe-2S)-binding protein, producing the protein MSIASRFLPPPKADGTVCFTLDGEPVMARDGDTLAVAILAHTGAATRTTASGSPRAPYCMMGVCFECLVEVDGRPNVQACLIPVREGMAVRRQDGLRGLRHDG; encoded by the coding sequence ATGAGCATCGCTTCGCGCTTTCTGCCTCCGCCTAAGGCGGACGGCACGGTCTGTTTCACCCTCGACGGAGAGCCCGTCATGGCGCGCGATGGCGACACGCTGGCCGTCGCGATCCTCGCCCATACCGGCGCGGCAACGCGCACCACGGCCTCGGGCAGTCCGCGGGCGCCCTATTGCATGATGGGTGTCTGTTTCGAGTGCCTCGTGGAGGTCGACGGCCGCCCCAACGTGCAGGCCTGCCTGATCCCGGTCCGGGAGGGCATGGCCGTGCGGCGGCAGGACGGGTTGCGGGGATTGCGCCATGACGGATGA